A region from the Azospirillum thermophilum genome encodes:
- a CDS encoding CidA/LrgA family protein has product MLGSLTILLICQLVGELAVRLTGLPVPGPVLGMVILFAGLLARGHVPHPLQDAAAGLLRHLSLLFVPAGVGVMVHAGRLEAEALPIVIALFGSTLFGIAVTAKVMSLMLRRPAQDDGEGAP; this is encoded by the coding sequence CTGACCATCCTTCTGATTTGCCAGCTCGTCGGCGAGCTGGCCGTGCGGCTGACCGGCCTGCCGGTGCCCGGCCCGGTGCTGGGCATGGTGATCCTGTTCGCCGGCCTGCTGGCGCGCGGCCATGTCCCGCACCCGCTGCAGGACGCGGCGGCCGGGCTGCTGCGGCACCTCTCGCTTCTCTTCGTGCCGGCGGGCGTCGGGGTGATGGTGCATGCCGGCCGGCTGGAGGCCGAGGCGCTGCCCATCGTGATCGCGCTGTTCGGCAGCACGCTGTTCGGCATCGCCGTCACCGCCAAGGTGATGAGCCTGATGCTGCGCCGCCCGGCGCAGGACGACGGGGAGGGCGCGCCGTGA